In Colwellia sp. M166, a genomic segment contains:
- a CDS encoding diguanylate cyclase produces the protein MMARMRNLSLRVKLTTALVVVAILPLLLLSKLFFMTSEGALKESTLAQLSMGAEYKVGEIHLLMETLKTNTTDFASDGFIKNELRAISKKSHSADELNYHLRKNKLPIQSDLMFIDVVNKHGLVIASSLDSRIGHDISEQLYFQRGLAHSYVAELNQHNALQPIGIVAAPILSNDRAQLPLGVLVNHYRMNKIQALLSGQLLFNLGAKAEHRILSASESIYMLTLEGKGITTSENTLIEAHQPFYFETYPINQVRNFKRESKGVWRNHRGIAVLGVAIITEIDGLKFILLAEQEIEQAFQLINTLKYQFYLLLTCTVVVIIILSLLLAYFIVKPLKTVINSLDVVASGEFDVGITDINQRDELGSLIDKFNNMARELKKIKAASDDKNQQLLELSVRDHLTGLFNHRHLIEYGETRMLEANRSGMMLGLLMIDIDHFKQVNDTHGHPCGDFVITEVAALLIENLRSVDIIARYGGEEFAVIMPNATVDNAKFVADKICQKVSEHKINYEGKQFDITVSIGIAVQHESENKIMEIIKRADQALYQSKGNGRNQVSLDLSLCHKKESVA, from the coding sequence ATGATGGCACGAATGAGAAACCTCTCACTTAGGGTTAAATTAACCACCGCATTAGTTGTTGTTGCTATTTTACCTTTGTTACTGTTAAGTAAGTTATTTTTTATGACCAGTGAAGGGGCCTTAAAGGAAAGTACGCTAGCACAGTTAAGTATGGGGGCAGAATATAAAGTTGGAGAAATCCACCTTCTTATGGAAACATTAAAAACTAATACTACGGATTTTGCCTCAGATGGCTTCATTAAGAATGAATTAAGGGCAATTTCGAAAAAATCCCACTCAGCAGATGAGTTAAATTATCATTTACGAAAAAATAAACTGCCGATACAAAGTGATTTAATGTTTATTGATGTTGTTAATAAGCATGGCTTGGTCATTGCATCTAGTTTAGACAGTCGGATCGGGCATGATATATCAGAGCAACTTTATTTTCAAAGAGGACTGGCTCACAGCTATGTTGCTGAACTTAATCAGCATAATGCTTTACAACCTATCGGGATTGTAGCAGCACCTATTCTCAGTAATGACAGAGCACAATTACCACTTGGTGTTTTAGTTAATCATTACCGTATGAACAAAATCCAAGCCCTACTTTCTGGTCAACTGCTATTTAACCTTGGAGCTAAAGCTGAGCATCGAATACTTTCTGCTAGTGAGTCAATATATATGCTTACGCTCGAAGGTAAAGGCATTACCACATCGGAAAACACGTTAATTGAAGCACATCAGCCTTTTTATTTTGAGACCTACCCAATTAACCAGGTACGTAATTTTAAGCGAGAAAGTAAAGGTGTTTGGAGAAATCATCGAGGTATTGCCGTTTTAGGTGTTGCTATAATTACTGAAATAGATGGTTTGAAATTTATTTTATTAGCGGAGCAGGAGATTGAACAAGCATTTCAGTTAATTAACACCTTGAAATATCAATTTTATCTACTTCTTACCTGCACAGTAGTGGTGATCATTATACTATCTTTACTTTTAGCTTACTTTATTGTTAAGCCGCTAAAAACAGTTATAAACAGTTTAGATGTTGTTGCTTCTGGCGAGTTTGATGTTGGCATAACGGACATAAATCAGCGAGATGAACTGGGAAGCTTGATTGATAAATTTAATAATATGGCGAGAGAATTAAAAAAAATAAAAGCAGCCTCTGATGATAAAAATCAGCAATTGCTTGAGCTATCTGTTCGTGACCATTTAACTGGACTATTTAATCATCGCCATCTGATCGAATATGGTGAAACTCGGATGTTAGAAGCAAACCGAAGTGGCATGATGTTAGGGTTATTAATGATTGATATTGATCATTTTAAACAAGTTAATGATACCCATGGCCATCCTTGTGGTGATTTTGTTATCACTGAGGTCGCTGCGCTGTTAATAGAAAATCTTCGAAGCGTTGATATCATCGCCAGATATGGTGGTGAGGAGTTCGCTGTCATTATGCCAAATGCAACTGTCGATAATGCCAAGTTTGTTGCTGATAAAATTTGTCAAAAAGTATCGGAACATAAAATTAATTATGAAGGTAAGCAGTTTGATATTACTGTTAGCATCGGCATTGCAGTGCAACATGAGTCAGAAAATAAAATTATGGAAATAATTAAAAGGGCTGATCAAGCACTCTATCAATCAAAAGGTAATGGTCGTAATCAAGTTTCATTAGATTTATCGCTTTGCCATAAAAAGGAAAGCGTTGCCTAA
- a CDS encoding formate--tetrahydrofolate ligase, giving the protein MATDVEIAQQFTPKPITEVTKMLNISADDVNPYGRDIAKIALKALSKPQTRKGRLILVSATTPTPSGEGKTTTTIGLGQAFTQLNESVCLALREPSLGPCLGMKGGATGGGYSQIMPADRINLHFTGDFHAITSANNLLSAAIDNHIYQGNDLSIDPRQIVWRRVMDMNDRSLRKIVLGLGGKMQGIPREGGFDITAASEVMAMLCLACDAKDLKQRLDRTLIGYTYDGEPIVAKQLKITGAMMALLRDALEPNLVQSFEGTPAFVHGGPFANIAHGCNSIIATKMAMHHADWAITEAGFGFDLGAEKFFDIKCRIADIDPDVVVLVTTVRALKMHGGNHQDNLVAQDLEAVRRGLANLDKHIESVALFNKHAVVALNRFTTDTDAEINLIRQRCIELGVSFAETRHHAEGGKGAIELAKVVMAAVDKSKAFIPLYQLEESVLEKVRVVSRAMYGADDVAFSKQAAKDLKNVEQLGLTHLPICIAKAPSSLSDDPLLHGRPRDFEVTVSSIQINAGAGFLVILTGNIMRMPGLPKHPSANNIELLDNGVITGLE; this is encoded by the coding sequence ATGGCCACCGATGTCGAAATTGCACAACAGTTCACGCCAAAACCCATCACTGAAGTTACTAAAATGCTTAATATTTCAGCTGATGATGTTAATCCTTACGGCCGAGATATTGCAAAAATAGCACTTAAAGCACTCAGTAAGCCACAAACGAGAAAAGGCCGGCTTATTTTAGTTTCAGCCACAACACCAACCCCCTCGGGTGAAGGAAAAACCACCACGACAATAGGTTTAGGTCAGGCATTTACACAATTAAATGAATCTGTCTGCTTGGCACTCCGAGAGCCTTCTTTGGGGCCCTGCTTAGGCATGAAAGGTGGTGCAACAGGCGGTGGTTATAGCCAAATAATGCCCGCTGATCGAATAAACTTGCACTTTACTGGCGATTTTCACGCTATCACTAGCGCAAATAACTTACTCTCTGCGGCCATCGATAATCATATTTACCAAGGCAACGATTTGTCGATTGATCCGCGGCAAATTGTTTGGCGTCGTGTAATGGACATGAATGATCGTAGCTTGCGGAAAATCGTGCTCGGTTTAGGCGGAAAAATGCAAGGTATCCCCAGAGAAGGTGGCTTTGACATTACCGCTGCTTCAGAAGTGATGGCCATGCTTTGCTTAGCTTGTGATGCAAAAGATTTAAAACAACGTTTAGATCGAACATTAATTGGCTATACCTACGATGGAGAGCCAATTGTAGCAAAGCAATTAAAAATTACTGGTGCCATGATGGCATTATTGCGCGATGCCTTAGAGCCAAATTTAGTGCAAAGCTTTGAGGGTACTCCAGCCTTTGTTCATGGTGGGCCCTTTGCCAACATAGCTCATGGCTGTAACAGCATCATCGCGACAAAAATGGCCATGCATCATGCTGATTGGGCAATTACCGAAGCCGGATTTGGTTTTGATTTAGGCGCCGAAAAATTTTTTGATATTAAATGTCGTATCGCAGATATTGATCCTGATGTTGTGGTGTTAGTAACCACAGTACGCGCCTTAAAAATGCATGGTGGTAATCATCAAGACAATTTAGTTGCCCAAGATCTCGAGGCGGTAAGAAGGGGCTTAGCAAACTTAGACAAACATATCGAAAGTGTGGCACTTTTTAATAAACATGCAGTGGTAGCATTGAATCGATTTACTACCGACACCGACGCCGAAATTAACTTAATTCGCCAACGTTGCATTGAATTAGGTGTATCATTTGCTGAAACTCGGCACCACGCAGAGGGTGGTAAAGGCGCAATTGAGTTAGCTAAAGTTGTAATGGCCGCGGTCGATAAAAGTAAAGCTTTTATTCCGCTTTATCAATTAGAAGAATCCGTACTAGAAAAGGTCAGAGTGGTTAGCCGAGCAATGTACGGTGCTGACGATGTTGCTTTCTCAAAACAAGCAGCAAAAGATCTAAAAAATGTTGAGCAACTCGGCTTAACACATTTACCCATTTGCATTGCAAAAGCACCGAGTTCACTCTCCGATGATCCGTTACTTCATGGCCGACCACGGGATTTTGAAGTCACGGTAAGTTCAATTCAAATTAATGCTGGTGCCGGCTTTCTAGTCATTTTAACGGGTAATATTATGCGCATGCCTGGCCTACCTAAACACCCCTCAGCCAATAATATAGAGCTACTCGACAACGGAGTTATTACTGGCCTTGAATAA